TGTTACTGATTATGAATATAAGTTTCAAAATTAGAATATGTAACATATAAACTTTGCATTATACTAAAAAGTAATGTTGAAGTTGACTAGTTTTCAGTTTTAGTTGGTATTGAAATTAAACCATGTTTGTCCTTTTTGTCTAGATTATAAAAAGGGCAAATATGATTTGATAAACATTATGACTTTATGATTTTAGGTTTTCTATTTAGTCAAAATCAATATATTTCTAAAAAAATATTGATTTAATATTTGATTGTTTCATGTTATTAAACTACTATGTATAACGTATATTTTTCAATAACACATACAACACTTCTAGTATAATTTCGTTCTAATAGGAAGCTAAATCAATCACCAAAAAACCTAAAGCATTTTATAATTTTCTACAGCAGAAAATTGAAGTGTTCATAAAACTAAATCTAATGAAACAAATCTATGTATTCATTTGCATATTATGTCTGCTAAATTCTTGTAACAGTATTAAATCTATTGCCATTAATGATGGTGCTTTACCTTTTTTAGGAACAGTTGGCAAACAAGAAACCAACTTATTAAAATCTAATTTTGTTCCAGTAGGAAGTCCTACACTTACAAAGCCAATACAAGTTACGGTAAAGACTATTCCTTTTGATAAAAGTTCTAACAAGGTATATGAGACCTCAAAAGAATTGACTGGTAGTAAGTCAGCTATAACATATATAGATTCATTACCGAATAAGCCTAAATATACAGTGTTTAGTTTGCACAATAAAGTTGGATTAAAGGAGGTGATTAATCAAGAACAGAACCAAGAGCTTAAAAATTATTTGGTAGCAGATTCAGATTATAAAATAGTGTCGACGATTTCTGTTTTACTTACATCTGATTTAGCTATGGAAATTTCAGGTGCAGATGGATTTTTTTTATCGACAGATAGTAATGGGTTACTTCAATTAGAAATTTTGAATGACAATCAAAAGCGCAAGATTAATATACCACAAGAAGAACTTTTTGATTATACGGTTATGGGTGTTTGTTGGAGTGAAAATAGATATGGAAAACCAATGATAGAAACCTTTTCAGAATATGGTAAATGTCCGAAAGGGACTGAAAAAAATGCTAATAAGTTAAATGAATTACAATCATCATTAAAACTATAATTATGCGTATAATAAACTCATTTTTAGTAGTAGTATCTATAGTTTTTTTAGCCAGTTGTGAAGAAATATTGGAAGTACCTGATATTTCTGAAGAAGAAGTTATTCTTTTGGCACCATCGGATAGTTCGGTAGTCACACAAACAGAAATTAATTTTACCTGGCAAGAGGTATTTGAGGCTACGAGTTATCACGTGCAGATTGCTCAGCCTAGTTTTATCAATGCGACCCAAATTGTAGCAGATACCTTAGTAGTGGTAGATAGTACCTATATAGGTTCAAAAATAACGAGGTCTTTATCGAATGAGGCATATGAGTGGAGGGTAAAAGCCCAGAATAGTGATTTTGAAACGCCGTATACAACCAACTCATTCACAGTAAATTAAATGGGTATAGAATTATAGATGAAAAAACAGTATAAAACATACTTGCTTTTGGCAGTTGTTCTCTTAGTTTGGGGAATGATAGGGTATAAGTTTGTTAGTGCTATTAACCCTTCCGTAGAAAGTGATAATTCAGCTGTTACAGCTGAAAAATTTGTTCCAAAAGAAATTAAAGAAAGAGAACAATTTGCCATAGTTGCCGATTATAGAGACCCCTTTTTAGGAACAATGAAAACTCCCGCTTCTGGCCGTAAAAAGAAAGTTTCTAAAACGGTAAAAAAAGAGTTGCCAAAAAAAAACATTAGCTATACAGGCTTTATAACCGATAAAGCTAGTAAACAGAAAATATTTTTTGTAACCATAGACGGTCAACAACAAATGATGGGCTTAAAAGATACTTTTAATGAAGTAAAATTGGTTCAAGGCACTAATAGCTACATCAAAGTTTCTTATAACGGAATATCAGAAAAAATTATTCTAGCACAATGATTATAGCTAGAAAAGTGAAAGCAGGAGCATTACAGTTTGTACTTTTTGTAGGTGCAATTGTAGCGGTTTTGCTGATGTCGTTTTTATTATTGACTTATACCCATCAACATTTTGAGAAGAAAACAGACGTACTGGTTGAAGTGTTAAGAAGTACCAATTATGGTATAGAATCATCTCTAAAAGCCGATTTTCAAATAGGAGATTCTTATGCCGTTGTAAAAGAAGAAGATATACCCATAACAACTACTGTTAAACGAGAATTTTGGGGCGTGTTTGAAAAAAGAAAAGCACTTGCAATACATGGTAATACTTCATACACCAAAACAGTACTTATTGGTGGGCAAGAACAAGAAGAATTACCAGCATTATATTTAAATAATCACCAAAGACCTGTGATAGTTGCTGGAAATACAAGAATAACAGGAAACGCCTATTTACCGGAGCAAGGGTTGAAAATGGGTAATATAAATGGCAATTCTTATAATAGAAACGAACTACTCTATGGAAGAAGATTTAGAAGTGATTCAGTTTTGCCAAAGTTGTCCGCAGATTTAGACACTCAAATAAAGTTGTTAGCTACATCGAATTATATACCCCAAGGCGATATTATACATCGTCTTTCATCTGAAGGAATTAAAAACTCTTTTAATAATGAAACTATAGTCTACAAGGATAGAACAGTACGACTACAGAATATTCAATTGACTGGGAATGTAATTATTGTTGCCTCTTCTAAAATCATAGTAGAAGCAAGTGCCCAACTTACTGATGTAGTCTTAATGGCACCAGAGATTGAAATAGAAAATGGGGTGTCAGGTACTTTTCAAGCAATTGCTACCGAATCTATTTATGTAGGTAAAAAGTGTAATTTATTTTACCCTTCGGCATTAGTGGTTAAAAAAGAGAAGAGTTTTCAAGGTTCAGGATTAGTAAATAATAAAGCTACTGTAAATCGACCCCCAACTATTCATTTAAATGAAAGAGCCAAAGTTAGGGGTTATGTCATGGTAATAGATGATAATACCACAAAGCAATATACACCAAGTATAAAAATAGAAACTGGAGCTAAAGTCATTGGAGAAGTGTATTGTACCAAAAATGTGGAGCTGAAAGGGAGTGTAGACGGAACTGTATTTACAGATGGCTTTATTGCTTTAGAAAACGGTAGTGTGTATCAAAATCACATCTATAATGGCATAATCAATAGTACACAGATATCCGATAAATATGTAGGCCTGTTATTGGCATCAAGAGTAGATAATAAAAAAGTAATGAAATGGCTTTACTAAAAAAAATAAAGGCGTCTTCATTAATGGAAACATTAGTAGCTACGGTACTTATTGTAGTCATTTTTATGATTTCAAGCATGGTTTTAAATAATATAATCGCAACAAATATTAGGCAAAATACAGACAAAATTGAAGAACGAATGAACGTTTTGGAATATCAATATCTTCATAAAGTTTTAGAATTACCGTACTATGAAGATTATGAGTCTTGGGAGATTTCTATTGTTGCAGATGAAAAACAAACGGGAAAATATGCAGTTATGACGGCGGACCAAACCAAAACCGAAATGAGTATAACAAAATCTCTAATAGTTGAAGATTAAACCAAACAAAATAAAGGCGTTCTCACTACAAGAGATGATGGTGGTACTAGTAATTACCACTGTTGTTGTAGGTATGGCTTTTGCGGTATTAAATTTAGTGCAACGACAAATGGGGAGTATCGAAACCATTTATGCCATTAAAACAGATATAAATCGGCTAAGACAGTCTTTATGGATAGATTTTAATAGATATGATTACATAGCTGTTGATCAGAAGAGTAATCAAATATTATTTTCTAATGAATTAGAGGGACGGCAGTATGAGATAATAAACGGAAATAGTATTCGAACAGAAAATTTGGAAATGGAATTTGAATCTATTGAATATTATTTTGATAATCAGAAAGTGGTTCAAGGTGAAATAGATGCTATTTCTATTATAACCAGTAAGGATACCGGACATCAAGAGGTATTTGTATTTAAGCAGAATACACCGGTTACATATATAAAGTAGCAATAATGAGTGGTTTTAAGCTAGAGCAAACGGTTAAAAATGAACAAGCGAATTCTGAAAAGGATTGGTTGAACAATCTCTTGCAAAAAGAAATTACGTTTGGTAAATCTTTCGGGAATAAAAAGAAGGAAAATTTCTATTCAGAATTGGCAGTGTTACTTAAAGCAGGTATTCAACTAAAAGATGCAATTGCCTTAATACAAGGGAACCAAAAGAAGGAGAAACAAATTGCTATTTTTAGTGAAATAGGTTCAGAATTGATTGCAGGTCAAAGCTTTTTTGAAGTGCTAAGAGATAAGCCAGAATTCTCTGAATATGAATACTATTCAATAAAAATTGGTGAAGAAACAGGAACATTACCCAGAATTGTTGAAGAATTAGGTAAGTTTTACGAAAGAAAAAATGAACAACGAAGAAGCTTACTAAATGCTTTGACTTATCCAATTATTATACTTTGTACGGCAATTTTAGTGGTTGTTTTTATGCTTAGAATGGTAGTGCCCATGTTTGAGGATATATTTAAGCAAAATGGTGTAGAATTACCAGGGATAACCAAAATGATTATTAGTGCCTCTAATTTTATTAAAGATTATGGTTGGTTGGTGCTCTTGTTTATTGGATTGCTAGTTGTGCTAAGAAAGGTGTTTTCTACCAAGCAATGGTTCAAATCAGCAAATGATCAATTTATTCAACGAATACCCTATATCGGTAGCTTTGTTACCTCAGTGTATTTAGCACAATTTACCCAAGCTGTAGCCTTACTAACGGCTTCTAAAGTGCCCATGCTGAATAGTATTCAGTTAGTAAAGAAAATGATTAATTTTCATCCATTGAACGAGGCATTGAAGAATGTAGAAAATGATGTAATGGCCGGGCAAAGTTTAAACGCTAGTATGGCAAATAATAAGATCTTTGATAATAAAATGATTTCATTGGTAAAGGTGGCTGAAGAAACGAATCAGACAGAGTACATTTTCGAGCGATTAAGTCAGCAATATGCGATAGAAGTCCAGCAAAAATCGAAACTACTTTCAACCTTAATGGAACCTATAATTATTATTGTGATTGGCATTTTTGTAGGCGTAATTTTAGTGTCTATGTATTTACCAATGTTTAAGTTGAGCAGTGTAGTGGGGTAGTGTGAAGTTTCAATTTTAAATCTCTAAAATTTAGGATTTTTAAGGGGAAGCGTATTTTTGAAATAAACTATTTTCTTGGTTACCATATCAAAATAGGGGAGTTCACCATTTGCACCTAATGCAATATTCAATACTCTTTGGTACCGTTCAATTTTCTGACTTAATGCTAGTATGTCACCTTTAGTAGCTGGTTTATTATTGTTATTGGTAAAAGCATTTTTTAAGACATCTGCAGCAAGTGCTCCAGCAGTAGCATTTCCAATTCCTGCAGCACTCATCTTTTCAATTTTACTGGTAAATTTCGGAGCTTGTTTAACGGGTAATAAATTTGATGTTTTTGTTTTCTGATGATGAGCTTTAGACCTGCAAGTGGCACTGCAAAATTTTTGCACATGCCGTCTCTTGGGTATGAATTCTTCATGACAATAATTACAGATGTAGTGTTTCGTGTCCATTTAGCGTTAAATGTACGTATGTTTGACGCATAATTAATGAATTTTCCGAGATATTTGGTAGGGTAGCTAATTAACTAACCTTAGCTAAAATAGGGGAGTTGTTTCTAATTTGAATTAAAAACAGTTTCCAAAAGAAATTTCATTGATTCTTCATCGCTAATTAAAACCGGCTTTTGTGACCTTACTTTTTTTAGACTTTTGGGTATAGGACTTGCTTCAATTGCATCTAACTTTTCTTGGTGTTTAAAGACATTTTTTAATAGCTGAACATTGTCATTCTTAATATAGGTTAGAACTTCAGCTGAATTAAGATTTGGAATTATTTGAATACTGAATTTGTTTTCAATTTGGACTTTATGATATTGAAAACAATCTGCCTGAAGTTGAAAGTATCCTTTGATTTTTTTATTGGCATCGCAATGAAATGTCACATTCTCATTCATCCATTTAGAAATGAACGTATAAAACCGCAGATGCAATGAATAACTTTCTAAAAGCGTTGAAAATTGTAAGGGACTCGTATTATTCTTTTTGTCTATTAGCATTATTGTATTATAATTAAGAATAGACGCCTTCTCTAATAATGGTATACAATCTTTTATAGCTAATACTTTTTCTGTTGAATTATTTTCAGACAGAAAAACAATGGTATTAAAAAAATCTTCTGTTTTAATATTTCTAAACTCACTGAGTTCACTTAAAGGAATAATACTTTTGGGAATAAAAAATAGTAGAGGAATATAGAGCTGTTTTAATAAACGTTTTAGTGTTTTGCTTGTATCCATTCTATTCTTTTAAAAGATTGGAGTAATCTTCGGCCAGTTCAGCATCTATATCACGTAAATATTTTTCTAAGGCGGACATTGAATTATGACCCGTAATCAACATTAATTTACTTTTGGCTTCAAATGGTGTAGCATTTTTTAAAATTACCCGATATAGTTTTGTGATATACGTATGTCTAAAGCTGTATAATCCGAAATCTTCGTTTAGATTAAAATGTTCTTTCACTTTTTGTTTAAATCGTTTAGAGAAATAATTTCTTCTGTTGGTTTCTTTAGTATCCCAAGCTCCGCCAATTTCGGTAGGGGTAAAAAGTAAATGATTTGGATTCAAATTTGATAAGTCTGGTATTTCATCAAATAGCATTTGGGGTATTATTTTCTTTTTTAACTTACTGTTTTTGGCTTGGAAGGTAAGTGTTCTGTTTACTAAATCTACGTCTTTAATGCGAAGCCTAGATACTTCTATAGGTCTTAGAAAGTTATATGCAACGAATTTGATATATAGTAATAATATCGGGTCTTCTTTCGTCAAATGTTTGAATATACTTTTTTCTACCTCGAGAGAAAATGTTTTATTCCGATTTGGAACAGATTTTAAAACCTTAATCGTTTTTATAAAGTTGAGTTTTATAATTTCATTTTCTTCTAAAGTCTGTAAAAAAGTACCAAGGGTCAATCTGAAATTATTTCTATTTCTTGGACTTGTATTGATGACAATTTCGTTTAAAAAATTAAGCAACATTTTTTTAGTTAGCTGATGGGTGTATTTTATATTTGGATAATTTTCTTATAGCCATTTTAAAAAGGCTTGACCTTTAAGTCGATAATCTTGAACTGTTCTAGCTTTAACTTGATTTTTCTTCAACTTTAAAACGTAATCGAAGGCATCTTTTAGCGGCATTCCTAAATCCTTTATTTCCGATTGAGTCGGCAGTTCTATAATCGCTATTTTGTTAGTAGACTCTGTATATTCAGTTTTGATTTTTTCTACTTTATTGTCTACTCTTACTTGCTTTAAATCTGTTTCATGAACATTATTTACAGATTGATTTTCTAACGGACTATAGCCTGCTCTCAATAATTTTAATAGATTTTTACGGTAAGAGGTGAGAATTGTTAATCTATCTGCCTTGGTTTTGTAGTTATTGGCCTTACCATAAATATTTTTCATGCGCATCAATTTTTGCGAAATCGGGTCTCTAAATGAAAAATAGACATACCATCTTTTAGAAAGATCACCTTTGGCGGTATAGATTTTTGGTGCTGAAAAATTTGGTTTTGTAGACAAATCGTGTTCTAAATCGTGTTCACTTTCGTGTTCAATTGTAATTGCATGCAGAAATATAGACATAAAAAAACGGTTTAGAGTGAACTAAACCGTTGTTTTACTTGATTTTACTAATGTAGCGAGAGGGGGGCACGATCCCCCGACCTCCGGGTTATGAATCCGACGCTCTAACCAACTGAGCTACCTCGCCATATTATTTTTTAACGGCTGCAAATATAGTGGTAATTTATTTGTTCTTCAACAAAAATTTATATAAAAAATAATACCTCACATTTATTTTTTTATCATTTAGAAATATATATATTGCTCGTAATAAAGTAGCATGAACATGAGCGATAAAATAAAATTTGAAATAGAGTTTGTAATACAGTCTTCACCACAGATGTTATATCAATACCTGGCAACACCTTCTGGACTGTCAGAATGGTTTGCAGATAATGTGAATTCTAGAGGAGAGAAATTTACATTTATTTGGGACGGAGCTGAAGAAGAA
Above is a window of Maribacter aquivivus DNA encoding:
- a CDS encoding prepilin-type N-terminal cleavage/methylation domain-containing protein, whose protein sequence is MKIKPNKIKAFSLQEMMVVLVITTVVVGMAFAVLNLVQRQMGSIETIYAIKTDINRLRQSLWIDFNRYDYIAVDQKSNQILFSNELEGRQYEIINGNSIRTENLEMEFESIEYYFDNQKVVQGEIDAISIITSKDTGHQEVFVFKQNTPVTYIK
- a CDS encoding type II secretion system F family protein, whose protein sequence is MSGFKLEQTVKNEQANSEKDWLNNLLQKEITFGKSFGNKKKENFYSELAVLLKAGIQLKDAIALIQGNQKKEKQIAIFSEIGSELIAGQSFFEVLRDKPEFSEYEYYSIKIGEETGTLPRIVEELGKFYERKNEQRRSLLNALTYPIIILCTAILVVVFMLRMVVPMFEDIFKQNGVELPGITKMIISASNFIKDYGWLVLLFIGLLVVLRKVFSTKQWFKSANDQFIQRIPYIGSFVTSVYLAQFTQAVALLTASKVPMLNSIQLVKKMINFHPLNEALKNVENDVMAGQSLNASMANNKIFDNKMISLVKVAEETNQTEYIFERLSQQYAIEVQQKSKLLSTLMEPIIIIVIGIFVGVILVSMYLPMFKLSSVVG
- a CDS encoding tyrosine-type recombinase/integrase, with the translated sequence MLLNFLNEIVINTSPRNRNNFRLTLGTFLQTLEENEIIKLNFIKTIKVLKSVPNRNKTFSLEVEKSIFKHLTKEDPILLLYIKFVAYNFLRPIEVSRLRIKDVDLVNRTLTFQAKNSKLKKKIIPQMLFDEIPDLSNLNPNHLLFTPTEIGGAWDTKETNRRNYFSKRFKQKVKEHFNLNEDFGLYSFRHTYITKLYRVILKNATPFEAKSKLMLITGHNSMSALEKYLRDIDAELAEDYSNLLKE